From one Paenibacillus terrae HPL-003 genomic stretch:
- the glgA gene encoding glycogen synthase GlgA, translated as MNILFAAAEAHPFIKTGGLADVIGALPKALRQAGCDVRIILPKYAGIPDTYKESLRPVTVKHVAVGWRDQYCGVEELTLDGIKVYFIDNEYYFGRDGIYGYMDDGERFSFFNRAILEVLPNLNFQPDILHCHDWHTAMVPLLLNANYRHLPFYSDIRTVFTIHNLLYQGDFPYEVLTELLNLDGSYFTPEGVEYHGRLNFMKGGLTYSDHVTTVSPTYAEEIQTEFYGYGLEGLLRKLGEQGRLSGIVNGIDTKSYNPATDNRIYTKYRTSLAKKKENKIGLQKELGLPIRPDVPLIAMVTRLVDMKGLNLVTRVLDEIMYYDDIQFVVLGTGDPAFEHWFREAAERYPLKMSAQLAFSEPLSRKIYAASDMYLMPSRFEPCGISQLLALRYGSIPIVRETGGLNDTVHAYNESTGEGNGFSFKNYNAHDMLHTIRRAVDFYRQPEHWSKLTHTAFAGEYSWDMSAGAYLDIYRSLTGDE; from the coding sequence ATGAACATTTTATTTGCGGCAGCAGAAGCACATCCATTTATTAAAACAGGCGGGTTGGCTGATGTCATTGGTGCACTGCCAAAGGCACTTCGTCAGGCGGGATGCGATGTCCGGATCATCTTGCCTAAATATGCGGGAATTCCCGATACTTATAAGGAGTCTCTGCGTCCGGTAACAGTCAAGCATGTCGCCGTAGGCTGGCGTGATCAGTATTGTGGAGTAGAGGAACTGACGTTGGACGGGATCAAGGTTTATTTTATAGATAATGAATATTACTTCGGTCGTGACGGAATTTACGGCTATATGGATGATGGCGAGCGCTTTTCCTTTTTCAATCGGGCGATTTTGGAAGTACTGCCTAATTTGAATTTTCAGCCTGATATTTTGCATTGTCATGACTGGCATACGGCGATGGTGCCGTTACTACTAAATGCCAATTACCGTCATTTGCCCTTTTACAGTGATATTCGCACAGTGTTTACGATACATAACCTGCTGTATCAGGGGGACTTTCCATATGAGGTCTTAACGGAACTACTGAATCTTGACGGTAGCTATTTTACCCCTGAGGGTGTGGAGTATCATGGCAGACTGAACTTTATGAAGGGGGGGCTGACCTACTCGGATCATGTCACAACTGTAAGTCCTACCTACGCTGAGGAGATTCAGACGGAATTTTACGGATATGGGCTGGAAGGGCTGCTGCGTAAGCTGGGAGAGCAGGGACGTTTGTCGGGTATTGTGAACGGAATTGATACCAAAAGCTACAATCCTGCTACGGACAATCGTATTTATACGAAGTACCGCACCAGTTTGGCGAAGAAAAAGGAAAACAAAATCGGCCTGCAAAAGGAGCTAGGTCTGCCGATACGACCGGATGTGCCTTTGATTGCGATGGTAACCCGACTTGTGGATATGAAGGGACTGAACCTGGTAACCAGAGTGCTTGATGAGATTATGTATTATGATGATATTCAGTTTGTTGTGCTGGGCACGGGAGATCCGGCCTTTGAGCACTGGTTCCGGGAAGCCGCTGAACGTTATCCCCTAAAAATGTCGGCGCAGCTCGCTTTCAGTGAACCTTTATCCCGTAAAATTTATGCTGCAAGCGATATGTACCTTATGCCGTCGAGGTTTGAGCCTTGCGGGATCAGCCAGCTGCTGGCGCTTCGCTATGGGAGCATCCCGATTGTGCGGGAAACGGGCGGTCTGAACGATACCGTACATGCTTACAACGAATCTACAGGCGAAGGGAACGGCTTTAGCTTCAAAAATTACAATGCGCATGATATGCTGCATACAATTCGTCGTGCGGTTGATTTTTATCGCCAGCCTGAGCATTGGTCCAAGCTTACGCACACTGCTTTTGCAGGAGAGTACAGCTGGGATATGTCGGCGGGAGCGTATCTGGATATTTATCGTTCACTGACAGGGGACGAATGA
- a CDS encoding M20 family metallopeptidase, which translates to MNNKNTIQRTIEQHAERFKDISLYIGANPELGNEEFLASARLKEELAFHGFEVQAPVLGIETAFIATYKAAKPGPVIAFLAEYDALKGLGHACGHHLICMMSTGAAVGLKSVIDEIGGEVRVYGTPAEETRGAKVPMAATGLFDDCDIALMTHPYDHYEKSGKSLAIDAVQFEFFGQSAHAAASPHEGINALDAVIQTFNGINAFRQQVKSTVRIHGIINQGGQAANIIPDYASAQFYVRAATRHELNSLTRRVIQIAEGAALQAGCRLKTSNYETSYDEMVTNRALSDAFTANLVLAGIAQENITEGEDHGSMDLGNVSLHCPAIHPYIQVIDEKHALHTPEFRDLAMQDRALEGMLLAARTLAWTACDVITNPELLAQIKDEFALLKSER; encoded by the coding sequence ATGAATAACAAAAATACGATCCAACGCACCATTGAGCAGCATGCAGAACGTTTCAAGGACATTTCTTTATATATTGGCGCAAACCCGGAGCTGGGAAATGAAGAGTTTTTGGCCTCTGCCCGTTTAAAAGAGGAATTGGCTTTTCACGGATTTGAAGTTCAGGCCCCTGTTTTGGGTATAGAAACAGCTTTTATTGCGACTTATAAAGCTGCTAAACCCGGGCCGGTCATCGCTTTTCTGGCAGAGTATGACGCACTGAAAGGCCTGGGACACGCATGCGGACATCATTTGATCTGTATGATGAGTACAGGAGCTGCTGTCGGCCTCAAATCGGTCATTGACGAGATCGGTGGAGAAGTACGGGTATACGGCACGCCTGCCGAGGAAACACGCGGTGCCAAGGTTCCCATGGCGGCTACCGGGTTGTTTGATGATTGCGATATAGCGCTCATGACACATCCTTATGACCATTATGAAAAATCAGGAAAATCGCTGGCGATTGATGCCGTACAATTCGAATTCTTTGGGCAATCCGCTCACGCGGCGGCCAGTCCCCACGAAGGCATTAATGCGCTGGACGCGGTAATTCAAACGTTCAACGGCATTAATGCGTTCCGCCAGCAAGTGAAGAGTACGGTACGTATTCACGGCATTATTAATCAAGGAGGACAGGCAGCGAACATCATTCCTGATTATGCCTCTGCCCAATTTTATGTAAGGGCTGCTACACGGCATGAACTGAATTCATTGACTCGCCGCGTCATTCAAATTGCCGAAGGAGCGGCCTTACAAGCCGGGTGTCGTCTGAAAACCTCGAATTATGAGACTTCTTATGATGAAATGGTGACTAACCGTGCGCTCTCCGATGCCTTTACCGCAAACCTGGTGCTGGCGGGCATTGCGCAGGAGAACATCACGGAAGGCGAAGATCATGGCTCTATGGATCTTGGAAATGTGTCGCTGCACTGTCCTGCCATTCATCCTTACATTCAAGTTATTGACGAGAAGCACGCCTTGCATACACCTGAATTCCGCGATTTGGCGATGCAGGACCGGGCGCTGGAAGGAATGTTATTAGCCGCCAGAACCTTGGCTTGGACCGCCTGCGATGTAATCACGAATCCTGAACTGCTGGCACAGATTAAGGATGAATTCGCTCTGCTGAAAAGCGAACGTTAA
- a CDS encoding ABC transporter substrate-binding protein/permease translates to MKKAYRFTALILTAVILLLAGLPMLTAYGTEAKTQPKLVLGMSADFPPYEFHKVINGKDTIVGFDVDIANEIAKDLGAELVIEDMSFDSLLPALQSGRVDLVLSGMTPTDERRKSIDFSDVYYHSKQVIMVRPEDKDKYPTMAALKGEKIGAQKGSIQEEIAQKVPNASVTSLDKISDLVLQLRTQRINAVVIEDTVAKGYTLDGTVTLAKAVPEEEGAETAVGIRKGNTELLASVNKTLARLKADGSIEKFSTEASALSADRQVSSHNIVDIFWNYRSFYVTGIGYTLLLSALGVLFGFIIGLIISLLRMSGVRIIEWLGTAYVEVLRGTPMLVQLMIIHYGVALTLGVNFTPLQSGIITLSLNSSAYLAEIFRAGIQAVDRGQMEAARSLGMGRGKAMRHVILPQAFKSVLPAIGNEFITIIKESSIISTIGMVDIMYQAQVIKNITYEGLSPFVIAAAIYFVMTFSLSKLLGLWERKLRASDHR, encoded by the coding sequence TTGAAAAAGGCATATCGTTTTACCGCCCTGATTTTAACGGCGGTTATCTTGCTGTTGGCTGGTCTTCCGATGCTTACTGCATACGGGACGGAAGCGAAGACACAGCCAAAACTTGTACTCGGCATGAGTGCCGATTTTCCGCCGTATGAGTTTCATAAAGTAATTAACGGTAAGGATACCATTGTTGGCTTTGATGTTGATATCGCCAATGAAATTGCCAAGGATCTGGGTGCAGAGCTGGTCATTGAGGATATGAGCTTTGACTCGTTGTTGCCTGCCTTGCAAAGTGGTCGTGTAGATCTGGTTCTTTCGGGCATGACCCCGACGGATGAGCGCAGAAAGAGCATTGATTTTTCGGATGTATATTACCACTCCAAGCAAGTCATTATGGTACGCCCGGAGGATAAGGACAAATATCCGACGATGGCTGCTTTGAAAGGCGAGAAGATCGGCGCACAAAAGGGCAGTATTCAGGAAGAGATTGCTCAAAAAGTGCCCAATGCCTCTGTAACTTCGCTGGATAAAATCTCTGATCTGGTGCTCCAGCTTCGGACACAGCGTATTAACGCTGTCGTGATTGAAGATACAGTTGCAAAAGGATACACGTTGGACGGTACTGTAACTCTCGCCAAGGCGGTGCCTGAGGAAGAGGGAGCAGAGACAGCTGTAGGTATTCGCAAGGGGAATACAGAACTACTGGCATCTGTAAATAAAACGTTGGCTCGTCTGAAAGCAGACGGATCTATTGAAAAATTTTCCACGGAAGCGAGTGCGCTCTCTGCGGATCGACAGGTTTCATCCCATAACATTGTAGATATTTTTTGGAATTATCGCAGTTTTTACGTCACGGGTATCGGCTATACGTTGTTGTTGTCCGCACTCGGGGTACTGTTCGGCTTTATCATTGGTCTGATCATATCTCTGCTGCGGATGAGTGGTGTACGTATTATTGAGTGGTTGGGTACGGCGTATGTAGAGGTACTGCGTGGTACACCTATGCTGGTACAGCTTATGATCATCCATTATGGGGTTGCTTTGACGCTGGGTGTCAATTTTACGCCACTTCAGTCCGGTATTATTACGTTATCTCTGAATAGCTCGGCTTATCTGGCTGAAATTTTCCGTGCAGGTATTCAGGCAGTGGACCGTGGTCAGATGGAAGCAGCCCGTTCACTCGGTATGGGGCGAGGCAAAGCTATGCGTCACGTCATTTTACCGCAAGCGTTCAAGTCTGTACTGCCTGCTATCGGCAATGAGTTTATTACGATTATTAAAGAATCCTCCATCATTTCTACCATCGGTATGGTGGATATTATGTATCAGGCCCAAGTCATTAAGAACATCACCTACGAAGGATTAAGTCCGTTCGTCATCGCGGCAGCTATTTATTTTGTAATGACATTCAGCTTGTCGAAGCTGTTGGGTTTATGGGAAAGGAAGTTGAGAGCCAGTGATCACCGTTAA
- a CDS encoding amino acid ABC transporter ATP-binding protein, translating to MITVKQLRKSFGKNEILKGIDIDIAKGEVVVVIGPSGSGKSTFLRCMNLLEQPTNGEILFEGEPITARGHNINATREKMGMVFQHFNLFPHKTVLQNLTLAPTQVRGQSVKEAEKIALELLRTVGLEDKKDTYPNQLSGGQKQRIAIARALAMQPHVMLFDEPTSALDPEMVGEVLDVMKRLAEGGMTMVIVTHEMGFAREVGDRIIFMDNGQIVEQGTPEQVFGTPSHDRTRDFLAKVL from the coding sequence GTGATCACCGTTAAACAACTGCGTAAATCGTTCGGCAAAAATGAAATTTTAAAAGGCATTGATATAGATATTGCCAAAGGCGAGGTTGTTGTCGTCATTGGCCCGAGTGGTTCGGGGAAAAGTACATTTTTGCGTTGTATGAATCTGCTGGAGCAGCCGACCAACGGGGAGATTCTGTTTGAGGGCGAGCCGATTACAGCCCGTGGTCATAACATTAATGCGACTCGTGAGAAAATGGGGATGGTGTTCCAGCATTTCAATCTGTTCCCGCACAAAACGGTGCTGCAAAATCTGACACTTGCGCCAACTCAGGTTAGAGGCCAGTCAGTGAAGGAAGCGGAGAAAATTGCGCTGGAGCTGCTGCGCACCGTTGGACTTGAAGACAAAAAGGACACCTATCCAAATCAGCTATCCGGCGGACAGAAGCAGCGGATTGCGATTGCACGCGCCTTGGCGATGCAGCCGCATGTGATGCTCTTCGACGAGCCGACTTCCGCTTTGGACCCTGAAATGGTCGGGGAGGTGCTGGACGTGATGAAGAGGCTGGCTGAGGGTGGCATGACGATGGTCATCGTGACACATGAAATGGGCTTTGCTCGCGAGGTAGGAGACCGCATTATCTTTATGGATAACGGTCAAATTGTGGAGCAAGGTACACCGGAGCAGGTTTTTGGTACTCCAAGCCATGATCGTACTCGGGATTTTCTTGCCAAGGTTTTGTAA
- a CDS encoding 3D domain-containing protein gives MKHLKRIGKTMKFAVLATAIAGLAQTAGVADAASLHTAKEGDTFFLLAQRYGVSVEDLQKENPDVAASNIYAGVQIKVPDDNKVKAASDSKPQLLSEKAPAGDGQQVEAWGKTFKYSKVVDVKATAYSAAASENGKWGAVDYFGNPLKLGTIAVDPNVIPLGTKVLVTGYSHPGLPDQSFVAVARDKGSAITGKRIDIFIPGSPSFVSDFGFQNVKLYVIDK, from the coding sequence TTGAAACATCTGAAACGTATTGGAAAAACAATGAAATTTGCGGTGCTGGCAACAGCCATTGCAGGATTGGCGCAGACAGCCGGGGTAGCCGACGCCGCTTCGCTTCATACCGCCAAGGAAGGTGATACCTTCTTTTTACTTGCTCAACGTTACGGGGTATCTGTAGAAGATCTGCAAAAAGAGAACCCGGATGTTGCTGCCAGCAATATATATGCAGGAGTGCAAATTAAGGTGCCGGACGATAACAAGGTAAAGGCTGCTTCGGATTCGAAACCTCAGCTTCTTTCCGAGAAAGCGCCAGCAGGTGACGGTCAACAGGTTGAAGCATGGGGCAAAACATTTAAATACAGCAAAGTAGTTGATGTGAAGGCCACGGCGTATTCCGCAGCCGCCAGTGAAAATGGAAAATGGGGAGCGGTGGATTATTTTGGAAATCCGCTTAAGCTCGGTACGATTGCGGTAGACCCAAACGTAATTCCGTTGGGTACGAAAGTGTTGGTTACAGGCTATTCCCACCCGGGGCTGCCGGATCAATCTTTTGTAGCGGTAGCACGCGATAAGGGCAGCGCCATTACGGGTAAACGGATTGATATTTTCATTCCAGGCAGCCCATCTTTTGTGAGTGACTTTGGTTTTCAGAATGTGAAGCTGTACGTCATTGATAAATAG
- a CDS encoding polysaccharide deacetylase family protein codes for MPYRGILPIMALLLAFSSFPVHADAPPGAETTHPKEAAVVSSAHKSRERATPTLAMLRKKHADIFKMCGPHTQQIALTFDDVPDSRYTPQVLDILHANGIKATFFIVGHRAEKHPGMIRRIVREGHALGNHSYTHPDFRKASPERFRNQIKKTEHILEATVGFRPKLIRPPYGEITEPQLQWARRHGYMIVNWNVDSLDWKGLSKTQIQRNVIPATGPGSIILMHAGGGQSSNLKGTVQSLPGLIQSLKAKGYKFVTVPRLLHTSERK; via the coding sequence ATGCCGTACAGGGGAATATTGCCAATCATGGCACTGTTACTAGCATTTTCGAGTTTTCCCGTTCACGCGGATGCGCCTCCCGGTGCCGAAACGACTCATCCCAAGGAAGCGGCTGTTGTTTCTTCAGCACATAAGAGCAGAGAACGAGCCACTCCCACATTAGCCATGCTTCGAAAAAAGCATGCGGATATTTTTAAAATGTGCGGCCCGCATACTCAGCAAATTGCCCTAACTTTTGATGACGTGCCCGATTCCCGGTATACGCCGCAGGTTCTGGACATTTTGCACGCGAATGGTATCAAAGCCACCTTCTTTATCGTCGGTCACCGTGCGGAAAAACACCCGGGCATGATTCGCCGTATCGTACGTGAAGGCCATGCCTTAGGCAACCATTCCTATACCCATCCGGATTTTAGGAAGGCTTCACCGGAACGCTTTCGCAACCAGATTAAGAAAACAGAACATATTTTGGAGGCCACTGTCGGCTTTCGACCCAAGCTGATTCGCCCGCCCTATGGTGAAATTACGGAGCCTCAGCTCCAGTGGGCGCGTCGTCACGGCTACATGATTGTAAATTGGAACGTTGACTCCCTCGATTGGAAGGGACTCAGTAAAACGCAAATTCAGCGTAATGTGATCCCGGCTACCGGACCAGGTTCCATCATTTTAATGCACGCAGGTGGAGGTCAAAGTTCCAACCTGAAAGGCACTGTTCAATCCCTGCCGGGTCTCATTCAATCGTTGAAAGCCAAGGGCTACAAATTTGTCACGGTTCCCCGGCTACTTCACACCTCGGAGCGGAAATAA
- a CDS encoding NADH:flavin oxidoreductase/NADH oxidase — MTDLFTPYQLKGLSLKNRIVMPPMCQYSVEAKDGNPNDWHHVHYVSRAVGGTGLIIVEMTAVHPDGRITDHDLGIWSDEHIPAYRKIVEEVHKYGAKIGIQLGHAGRKAEDADLPVAPSSIAFSERFKEPHALTTAEARELVQAYKEGARRAVEAGFDTVEIHGAHGYLIHQFHSPLTNTREDEYGQDLSLFGVEVIQAVKEVLPSDMPVLMRISAKEYVENGYNVEYIAGIGERYRDAGVDIFHISSGGEGPIGSNGGPSARAGYQVDLARDIREKLNVPVIAVGLLDDYEDARRVIQQKEADLVAIGRAMLRDPYWALHASRELKVQADIPEPYLRGF, encoded by the coding sequence GTGACCGACTTGTTTACTCCTTATCAATTAAAGGGACTCTCTTTAAAAAACCGGATTGTAATGCCCCCAATGTGCCAATATAGCGTGGAGGCCAAAGATGGAAATCCCAATGATTGGCATCATGTCCATTACGTTAGCCGGGCAGTAGGTGGCACCGGGCTGATTATTGTGGAAATGACAGCGGTCCACCCGGATGGACGCATTACAGATCATGATCTGGGCATTTGGAGTGACGAGCATATTCCTGCATACCGTAAAATAGTGGAGGAAGTCCACAAGTACGGTGCCAAAATCGGAATTCAATTAGGTCATGCCGGACGCAAGGCTGAAGATGCTGATTTGCCTGTCGCACCGTCCTCGATTGCTTTTAGCGAACGTTTTAAGGAGCCACACGCTTTGACGACAGCCGAAGCCAGGGAACTGGTCCAAGCTTATAAGGAAGGCGCGCGCCGCGCGGTGGAAGCCGGTTTTGATACAGTAGAAATTCATGGCGCTCACGGTTATCTAATTCATCAATTTCATTCCCCTTTAACGAACACAAGAGAAGATGAGTATGGACAGGATTTATCGCTGTTCGGTGTTGAAGTGATTCAGGCTGTTAAAGAGGTGCTTCCGTCTGATATGCCTGTGTTGATGCGGATATCCGCCAAAGAGTACGTTGAAAACGGATATAATGTGGAATACATAGCAGGCATAGGGGAACGATATCGTGATGCAGGTGTGGATATTTTTCACATCTCCTCTGGTGGCGAGGGGCCGATTGGTTCCAATGGCGGTCCATCTGCGCGTGCGGGATATCAGGTGGATTTGGCACGTGATATACGTGAAAAGCTGAATGTACCTGTAATCGCTGTTGGTCTACTGGACGATTATGAGGATGCCCGGCGGGTGATTCAGCAAAAAGAAGCTGATCTGGTAGCGATAGGACGCGCCATGCTGCGCGATCCGTATTGGGCGCTGCATGCGTCGCGGGAGCTAAAAGTACAGGCGGATATACCGGAGCCTTACTTGCGCGGTTTTTAG
- a CDS encoding PspA/IM30 family protein gives MSIFKRLRDLTMSNINSIIDKAEDPVKMTDQYIRDMQEDLEDAEKAVAAQIAIEKRFKQQYEEQAALVKKREEQAHTAAKAQNVDLARRALEEKKSAEQKMTEFKAGYEQNKAAADNLRGKLDEMRRQLTEMKNKRETLVARYNAAKAQTEINKAMNGFSSDTATAGLKRMEEKMLQAEARAEASNEMSSKEKSLDEEFKELDKKSAVDDELAALLKQYDNK, from the coding sequence ATGTCCATTTTCAAACGTTTAAGAGATCTTACCATGTCCAATATCAACTCCATTATTGACAAAGCCGAAGATCCAGTTAAAATGACGGATCAATACATTCGTGATATGCAAGAGGATCTGGAAGATGCGGAGAAAGCGGTAGCCGCTCAGATTGCCATTGAGAAGAGATTCAAACAGCAATACGAAGAGCAGGCTGCTTTGGTAAAAAAACGTGAAGAGCAGGCCCATACAGCAGCAAAAGCGCAAAATGTGGATCTGGCTCGCCGCGCGTTGGAAGAAAAGAAATCTGCTGAGCAAAAAATGACCGAGTTCAAGGCTGGCTACGAGCAGAACAAAGCGGCAGCCGACAACCTGCGCGGTAAGCTGGATGAAATGCGCAGACAGCTGACAGAAATGAAGAACAAGCGTGAAACGCTGGTTGCCCGTTATAATGCAGCTAAAGCACAAACGGAAATTAACAAAGCAATGAACGGATTTAGCTCTGATACGGCAACTGCCGGGCTGAAACGCATGGAAGAAAAAATGCTGCAAGCAGAGGCGCGTGCTGAAGCAAGCAACGAAATGTCCTCTAAGGAAAAATCGCTGGATGAGGAATTCAAGGAGCTTGATAAGAAAAGTGCCGTGGACGATGAGCTTGCCGCTTTGTTGAAGCAATACGACAATAAATAA
- a CDS encoding DUF350 domain-containing protein, producing MHFLETMKAMLVWTGAGAVLLFVLMYIDSLFTKYKDFAEVKAGNMAVTVRLIMKLFAQGYILSSSIATANNLLEALVYSVIAFVILFVLEIVVRLLLRYWAQLDLDKGTQEGKIGFGLFSGTLHLVGALIIAACF from the coding sequence ATGCATTTTTTAGAAACGATGAAAGCGATGCTTGTATGGACTGGCGCGGGTGCCGTTTTGTTGTTCGTATTGATGTACATTGATTCTTTATTTACGAAGTATAAGGACTTTGCAGAAGTGAAAGCCGGTAATATGGCCGTAACAGTCCGGTTAATTATGAAGCTGTTTGCACAGGGGTATATTTTGTCAAGTTCCATTGCTACAGCTAACAATTTGCTGGAGGCGCTTGTGTATTCTGTGATCGCCTTTGTCATTCTGTTTGTTTTGGAAATTGTCGTACGTCTGTTGCTTCGGTACTGGGCACAGCTTGATCTGGATAAAGGCACGCAGGAAGGCAAAATTGGCTTTGGTCTGTTTTCAGGTACGCTGCATCTGGTCGGCGCTTTGATCATTGCGGCATGTTTTTAG
- a CDS encoding DUF4178 domain-containing protein, translating to MGVWKRISNLFAKPEPPQAEKSMLHLNPGDICEVSLVTYEVVGRVHNRARNAVVLTIQDGNQVSYLHIEERETLQFGLYQAIDGRLDNPEEVPTILELDDTTYHLEEQYFGNVTVMGRAPFRQGGEQHVWQYQSDNYHLLRVEWQDGRFMLYEGEEVITGDVKVIRAS from the coding sequence ATGGGTGTGTGGAAACGAATTTCGAATCTGTTTGCCAAGCCGGAGCCGCCGCAAGCGGAAAAAAGCATGCTTCATTTAAATCCCGGCGATATTTGTGAAGTGTCCCTTGTCACATATGAAGTGGTAGGCCGAGTACATAATCGCGCTCGGAATGCTGTTGTTCTGACAATTCAGGATGGTAATCAGGTCAGCTACCTTCATATTGAGGAACGGGAAACGCTGCAATTTGGATTGTACCAGGCCATCGACGGCAGACTGGACAATCCGGAGGAAGTGCCAACGATTCTGGAGCTGGATGATACAACGTATCATTTGGAAGAGCAGTATTTTGGGAATGTTACGGTTATGGGTCGTGCTCCTTTTCGACAGGGTGGAGAGCAGCATGTTTGGCAGTATCAGTCGGATAATTATCATCTGCTGCGTGTAGAGTGGCAGGACGGCCGCTTTATGCTTTATGAAGGAGAAGAAGTAATTACCGGAGACGTCAAGGTTATTCGGGCAAGCTAG
- a CDS encoding DUF4247 domain-containing protein translates to MGKRTWQYALKVIVALSLFVSVLSGCGAPNVKDTYPLESVSGSGNSTSYVYRAAGKTVPEVAEELKEQREPEQISPQSNERMFLVYSDEWYHLQQDPAKKEDTLIEIDSKRYVEQNYSSSFLKGYLTATVLDALFDSLRGSGSYRGYSSRDVYRPSQGQYRAPTVQEKKVIPPITVERKGSVTRRGKGSDSSVGSSGSLFDRGSSSSSPSRGSISRDRGSSGSSIFDSPRKSYSKPKTRSGSGKISRRSRR, encoded by the coding sequence ATGGGCAAACGCACCTGGCAGTATGCATTAAAGGTCATTGTGGCGCTGAGCTTGTTCGTATCCGTGTTAAGCGGTTGCGGTGCGCCAAATGTGAAAGATACGTACCCGCTGGAATCAGTCAGTGGCAGCGGTAACTCCACCTCGTACGTGTACCGGGCCGCAGGCAAAACGGTTCCGGAAGTGGCGGAGGAACTGAAAGAACAGCGTGAGCCGGAACAAATATCGCCGCAGAGCAATGAACGGATGTTTCTGGTTTACAGCGATGAATGGTATCATTTGCAGCAAGATCCAGCCAAGAAGGAAGACACATTAATTGAAATCGACAGTAAAAGGTATGTCGAGCAAAATTACAGTTCCAGTTTTCTAAAAGGATACTTAACAGCAACCGTACTGGATGCTCTGTTTGATTCATTGCGCGGATCAGGCTCTTACCGGGGGTATTCAAGCAGAGATGTATATCGTCCTTCTCAGGGCCAGTACCGTGCACCTACGGTGCAGGAGAAGAAAGTGATCCCACCGATTACGGTGGAGCGGAAAGGTTCCGTTACTCGCAGAGGTAAGGGGTCTGATTCCAGTGTCGGGTCCAGCGGAAGTCTGTTCGACAGAGGCTCCAGTAGCAGTTCGCCGAGTAGAGGCTCGATTTCACGTGACCGGGGCAGCAGTGGTTCCAGCATTTTTGATTCGCCGCGCAAATCTTATAGTAAGCCTAAGACACGCAGCGGTTCAGGTAAAATCAGCCGACGAAGTCGACGATGA